In Camelina sativa cultivar DH55 chromosome 17, Cs, whole genome shotgun sequence, the genomic stretch ACATTAGTTCGTTTATTTGATGTACTTTAAAGCATAGGTTAAAGCAAATTCTATTATGTAAATTATAGTCCGAAGACTAAAGACTAATTCTGAACatactaatctttttatttgcaGATTTGGTCAAATAGGAGTAGTAGATGGTGGTGTAGGGGGCATGCAGCAGTCGTAACTACGTCACTAACTTGCATAGTTATATAGATCTTAATGTTTGGATTGGAGAtcttaaacaaacaaacaaacaaacaaataactCGTTTTATACTACTAGGGCTAGTTTATACACTCATTAGACACaaacatatccaaaaaaatattggtaGTAGACAAAGACTAAATAAAAAGAACTCTAGAATTATATACTATACAAAACTacttcacccaaaaaaaaaagagtcgagaggaaaaagagatatcccaatatacaaaaaaagcAGTTCCCATCTATTTGCTTTCGTTTGGAGCGACACAAGTTTCTTctatctcatctctctctctccttttctcacGCCGAGATTTCTGCTATTGCTCTAATATCTCTCACGGCCTTTTGACGCCATTTTCTCACCAAAGCCTTCCTTGGCTGGCTCTTCATGGACACCGTTTAAGCTCAATGACTGAGCAACTGGTGTATATAGTAACTTCGGGTTTGGAGTTTTGCTTTTTGGACTGAGCAGAAAActcaatagagagagagagagagagaaacgtttTCTGTGTCTTATTCTTATCTATCGGGTTTTGTGTTGTCAGAAGCTCTAAGACAAAATTGAAGGCAATTATTTTTAGGGTTCAAACGAAGAAAAATTGGAGCTTTTCGAgaacttgtgtgtgtgtggtggcTTTTGCAAAGAACAAAGCTTTTCTTGATTTCGTTATTGGCTCTTCTCCCAATTTGTGAGTCCATCTCTCTCCGTAAgcctctttactctttttctttatttgctctgttttgttcttcttttctacTCTGTTTCTTTACTCAATTTTTGGCTTGATTATACATTTATACATACTTTAGTCGCTTAAAGAAGCTATATCTCTAGATATATTtacttctttctcctcttcttgttGTATTAGCTTTTGATTTCGTTTATCACAATTCCCATGACCAAAAAAGTTACCATCTTTGACTATGTTACCAGATTCTACTCAGTAGTTTTGTTATAAGTTGGATTCTTGTTTACATTATTAGATTAACTTCAATACTTCTGAGAGTGACTTTTTGTTCTCCTCTGATCCGTGGAGGATtctgtgttctgtttttttggggttttcctTCTCCTGTTTTTAAGGACTCAATGTGATTCATGCATATATGATGTTATGTTATTGTCTGTTTATGTGAGAGTATCTCTGggaaataattttatctttgtttGAGCTTATAATTGTGCTTgcaaatcttaaaatttaaatcagCTGATGTGAACTTGAGGCCTAGCCTTTGACCACAAACCCTTGCCTACTTTCGTTGACCTTACCTTTGTCTTGGCTTAATATTCTAATCCTAATCCCAATGCATTGGTTGGTCCAAAACACTCATTTCATACATTTTGTGATCGTTTTCCTCTGTAATTTACATTAGAGTGGTAACCTCGGACCGTATGTGAAATGTTTTGGTGAATGTTGTGTTTAGTGACTCTTAAGCATTTCTTATTGACAAAGGTATGGAATTCTCTAGAGACGCCGGAATGATGATGGAGAATAAGCGGAATGTGTGCTCTCTCGGAGAAAGCAGCATCAAACGTCACAAGTCTGATCTCTCTTTCAATTCCAAGGTCTCTTGCTTTACCTACTTTTCTTGGATTTATCAGTCTTCATTCTGTGGTCGGTAATGATCCTTCCATCTTTTGTTATCTTCATGATTGAAACAGGAGAGGAAGGACAAAGTTGGAGAACGTATTTCAGCTCTTCAACAGATTGTTTCTCCTTATGGAAAGgtaactttgtttttgttaagcAAATCAAGAGAATTCATCTCTTAGCAGCTCATACTGATCTTTAATCTTCTTATTATACCACAGACTGACACTGCATCAGTTCTTCTAGACGCGATGCATTACATAGAGTTTCTTCATGAACAAGTGAAGGTCTGCAAGTTTCTATTCATCAGCATTTCAATACATAGCGTGATCCATTCATCTTTACCGAATAAACATCTGACTTTTCATGTTCTTTTGTACAGGTGCTAAGTGCTCCGTATCTGCAAACGATACCTGATGCTACACAGGTGAGCACGATCTTGAATCTTAACCCCATTTATACTGATTTCACTATTTTTATCCTAAGTGCTCCGCGTCTGACATATCTGCTGCAACTGGAACTTGAATATCTTACACGAACTGATTTTCCCGTCTTTGTAACCAGGAGGAGCTGGAGCAGTACAGCctgagaaacagaggattatGTCTTATTCCAATGGAGAATACAGTAGGAGTTGCTCAAAGCAACGGAGCTGATATCTGGGCGCCCGTGAAGACTCCCCTCTCTCCAGCCTTCAGCGTTACATCTCAGTCACCCTTTAGATGACCAATTCGGCTCTTCGCCTTCTAAAATCTTTGTGTTAAGCATAAAGAAGATGACCAGTTCTTATTATTCTGATGATGCCTCTGTAACATAGACAGAGAGACGCATGAAGTTGGTTAACAACAGCTCACGGTGTGGCGATGGCTGTTATTATTTGACTGTTTAATGCATCCCCATACTTTGACTTGTGTAATATGCCCAAACAGAAACTAAATTATTCTAATGCAAAGTAATCTATTTTCTGTGAGAAATTGCTTAAGATATCTAAGTTCTGTCGTTCTTACCAAAACTATGTATCCTATACATCTTTCTAGTTATAAAGATCCAAGGAAAGCTTTCTTTCAGTGTTGAAGGAAAGAGCGTTGCTCTCCCTACTAATACAAAGCACCTTGAATTGATAGACATACCACAACCACGAGAAACGACAATGAATTTGCTTGTAATTGTACCAAACAGCTACGCACAAAATTGAGATTACCGTTTCACAAGAACATTGAATTAAATACATAACCACTGAGATTGCAAAGGTTCAGAACATACAGACTGTTGATACCGAGGGAAGAAAGATAAGATAAGTCAGtcataatatgtttttaacgACTAGATCACAATGCTTTGGCATATGTAAATGTGACAGGgaagatcatcatcttcttcagcccTACAAGGAGAAGACTAACTTGCTGCAGTAGGCTTGACCTTCTCCCTCATATACTGGAGTAGATGTTCGCGTTTCCAGTTGTCGATTCTgcaaaacaagcaaatcaagaaacaaatagGGTCAGCTACAACTTTGGAGGAATGAAGCTCTTTTGCTGATAGAGGGAGGATGGGGCGTAGAACGCATCACTAGTTTGATTTATTCATGCTCCAAAACCAACTTTCATTAGACGTTCGTTAATCATACAGTAGACTGTATCAGAGCACTGAAAGAGTGAGATTTACATCTACACATGAATCTACTATGTTAACATGGGTATATCAGGTCACCATGAAAGTCCTAAATCCGGTCAACTCGAGCTCAACCCAAACTAATATCTAAGAATATTCCAGAGTAATGAGTTGAGCAAAGAGGGGTAGTAAAGCAAATTTTACCTTATTGATTCCTTATGTTCACCAGCTTCATCGAGCATGATCAACTTGGGTGGGGAGTTGAAAATATACTGAACTTTTACGCTAGGgaacttctctttctcttcttcaataaaACCAACAATTTCAGGATAGAAAACCAACTTTCTCATACACACCTCTAATATAGCCCCGGAATACGTAACCTGCAGTCGCAAAAATATTGCAAACAAGTAACCATCACTCCCCTTCTCTTCATCTAATCTATTCAGCTTCAGAAAGCATTGAAAAGTACCATGGCTAGTAAGTCATTACCTTGCTCATGGAATCCTCAGAATCATCAGCACAACACTTCAAGCAATCAGATACCAACTCTGCAATTTAATCATAAGATTGATAATTTCAAATTTAGCAATCCCCCtcctcaaaacaaaacactatgAAGAGAATGATCTTAGCTCATAAATTCACAAAAACTCAacaaattcttctttcttcttaaagCTGGAGTCTTtttcgggaaaaaaaaaaacaaaacttgaagagATTAAGATCCACGCAATAGAGAGGAACGAACCTTGATCCTTGACGTATTCAGAGAGTGAGTGGCAATCGGAGCAGAGAGCAAGACCTGTAAATCCCAGATCCTCGCATTCCTTAGTGCTGAGCTGCTCTTTTGCTGAGATCGTCGATGCCAAGATCAAAATCATCATCGCCATCATCTTCGCTGAGAATACAACCATCATcttcatatctctctctctggctcATCAGCAGATCCAAAGTCTTCGCAGATCCGACGATAAtgtaatgttgttgttgctgcctTGCTCTATGATCCGATCCGGTCAATTCCGGTTTACGATCTCAGAAACTGAAATAGGAAAAGATCATCTCCGgtttattaaatactaaaaCCGAAAAAGTGTTTAACCGACTcgaaaaaagtattaaaaaccCCAAATCACATTGACACGCCTGCGACTGCGACCAATCTAAAAccccctaaaaccctaaaaatcagaATCGCTCCACCGAGAGAGACGATGGATCACATAGCAGCGGCGGAGGAGCAAATTGTAACGGAGAGGATTAAAAGAAAATTCGAAGAAGTTAACGCAGCTGCTCAGTCGCAACTCTCTCCTATTCAAGATCACATCAATTTCACCcttcaggtatatatatacatacaccaACATATTGTAGCATTCCCCTGCTTCTCCTGCTTGTAAGTGTGGTGTTGCCTATATGCCTTCGTGTGTTGATTTTGGTTCGGATTAACAGTTCatgaatttaaaaacaaaagtagcTATCTTTAGTAGCCAATTCATAGGTCTGACTGTTTTAGTTAAGTTCTCTTGTGGTGAATCTCTCTTTCCAGTGATGTTTTAACTAAGTTTTCTAAGCTAAATTTTTATACAATCTGTGTAGTTCAATCTTGATAAGAAGCTGTGTCTTCTTGTAGTTCCTGAAAACTGAACCTTGATATAGTTTTGATTACATCTGTTCTGTACAACtatataaatcaagttttatgAAATTGTGTTGTTTTCATATCAATCTGTTTAGTTGATGGCCTCGTGAATGAATGATTGAAACCCCCGTAATAATGATTGATTGCAGCAAGCATATTTCAAATGTGCGTACGAGTGCTTTGACAGAAGTAGGAAGCAAGAGGAGATAGCCAACTGTGTTGAGCGCTGCAGTCTTCCAGTTGTCAATGCTCAACAGCATTTTGAAGGCGAAATGGCTCAGTTTCAGGTTGATATGATTTTCAAAACTCATAAAGACTGCGTGCTTACTTTTGCTATGTACTGACAAACTTGCAATTGTAATTTGATGCAGGAAAGGATGAACAGATCTCTCATGGTCTGTCAAGACAAATTTGAGGCTGCAAAGCTTCATCAGAACAGGGTTGATGCCGTCAAAGCTATGGAGGGTTGTGTGGACAGATCCATTCAGGATAATCTCGAAACATTGCCTCATATTGTGCAGAGAATGAAGAAGTCATTCTCTATTGTCGACTAATAATAATCCTCTGATGTGAAAAAGGGGCATCTTTACTTTTTGTCTCTTGCTAATCATAGTTATGTCTTTTCATTATCACTCAATAGATAAACACAATGGGTGGTAGGAGTAGGGTATGGTTAAGTTTATCAGACCAAATGCTAAAcagattgttttatatataagattataaagATCTTGACCAACAAGCTTTTCACAATATGTGGTACGAGGCATAAACATGTCAAAGAGTCTCAGAAACCGGATCTGTAAATGTTCAACTGAAAGATATTAAAACCAATGTGCTTCGAGCAGGACAAAGAATCCGTAAAGCAAACCCTGTAGTTGTTCTTTCTTTAAAGTTGAGATTCTTAAGAAACGTTGATACCAAAACGTAGAAGCTAATTGCTAGAACCAAAACGTTAGTCATCTTGGTCTTAGTCTCTTAGATAAACCGAACGGAGTAGATAATTTTTGAATCGAACCAACCCGAAACTGCTGATTTTATTCGGTGTCGGTTTATCCTTTAGGGGTGTTTTTGTCTTGTTGGTCGTCGTAGAAACTtgcctatatatataagatagatGCCTCCAGTTTGAATAGCAGCTAAACCCTTAAAATCTCCAGAGAGAAAGACGATGGATCACAAGGCAGTTGCGGAAGAGCAAATCGTATTGGAGAGGATTAGGAGAAAAATCGAGGACATAAAAGCAGCTGGGCAGTCGCAGCTCTCTCCTATACAAGAACATATCAGTTTCACCcttcaggtatatatatatatatttttacgatCATATAGTATATGTTTGCGTAGTAActtatcctaattttaataatatgttCAAGTATTGCTCGATCTTGTAATAAACCAGGTCGTAACAAGAGTTTTATGCAAGTGTATTGTTTTCAGAATATATATTGAGTTTGCCATAAGATTCATGCCCCTTTTGAATAACAATCAATTGCAGCAAGCTTATTTCAAGTGTGCACACGAGTGCTTTGAGAAAAGACGAACGAAAGATGTGACAAATAACTGCGTTGAGCTCTGCCGTGTTCCCGTTGTCAATTCTCAACAACGATTCGATAGCGAGATGGCCAAGTTTCAGGTAAAAATTAAAAGGTCCTTAACTAATTCCATAACTACTCTCCGTTTCTGCCATGTACTGAGAAACTTgcaaatatttgttaatttgatGCAGGAAAGGATGAACAGATCACTCATGGTATGTCAAGACAAATTTGAGGCTGCGAAGCTAGTTAGTAGTATTATCAGGATTGATGCCGTCAAAGATCTTGAGGATTGCGTGACCGATGCTGCGACAACATTACTTGGCAGCTAAGCAAGAAACGTGCTGTGTTAGTTAGGGTTTTTAAggtttttcctatttaaaaGTTTACTAATTAGGGTTCTTAATGTCTTCTTATTGATCTTGCCTAATGTAATCTTGAAACCGGATCTGATTTTACCCGGTCTTCTAAATCCaatgtttggtttaatttgagataaaaagaaaaataaaatcataaataattaatcCATCACCGTCTCACACGAATGAGTCTCCTTCCCGTCGTCGGAGCTACTTCGCCGGCGCTAGTACCTTTCATCACCCGTAAAAACCACCCCAATCAAAAGATCCAAAAACTTAATCAATCTACCTCCGAAACCATTGTTTCATGGACTTCTCGCATCAATCTCCTCACACGCAATGGTCGGTTAGCGGAGGCAGCGAAGGAATTTACCGATATGAGAGTCGCCGGCGTAGAGCCAAACCACATCACTTTCATCGCTCTACTCTCTGGTTGTGGTGATATTCACTCCGGAAGTGAAGCCTTAGGCGATTTGCTTCATGGATATGCTTGTAAACTTGGTCTCGATAGAACCCATGTCATGGTTGGCACCGCAATTCTCGGGATGTACTCAAAACGCGGTCGTGTTAAGAAGGCTAGATTGGTGTTCGATTACATGGTTGATAAAAACTCGGTTACTTGGAATACAATGATCGATGGGTACATGAGGAGTGGTCAAGTCGATAACGCTGTTAAgttgttcgacgaaatgcctgaaCGGGACTTGGTTTCTTGGACAGCTATGATAAATGGGTTTGTTAAGAAAGGGTTTCACGAGGAAGCTTTGGTATGGTTCCGTGAGATGCAGATTTCAGGAGTGAAACCAGATTACGTTGCTATTATTGCTACTCTTAACGCTTGTACAAACCTAGGTGCTCTCTCTTTTGGATTATGGGTACATCGTTATGTGATGAGTCAGGgttttaagaacaatgtcaggGTTAGTAATTCACTGATTGATTTGTATTGTCGTTGCGGGTGTGTTGAGTTTGCTCGTGAAGTTTTTGACAAGATGGAGAAACGAACTGTAGTTTCATGGAATTCAATCGTTGTTGGTTTTGCTGCTAATGGAAACGCACATGAATCTTTGGTATACTTTAGGAAAATGCAAGATGAATGGTTTAAACCTGACGCAGTCACTTTCACCGGTGCACTTACGGCTTGTAGCCATGTAGGTCTAGTTGAAGAAGGTCTTCGATATTTCCAAACGATGAAAAGGGATTACAGAATCTCGCCTAGGATTGAGCATTATGGATGTTTAGTGGATTTGTATAGCCGGGCTGGGAGATTGGAAGACGCTTTGAAAGTGGTACAGAGCATGCCTATGAAGCCAAATGAAGTTGTGATTGGATCTTTGCTTGCAGCCTGCAGGACTCATGGGAACGATACCGTCTTAGCAGAGAGGTTGGTGAAGCATCTTAGTGAACTGAATGTGAAAAGCCATTCAAATTATGTGATACTTTCGAATATGTATGCGGCTGATGGAAAATGGGAAGGAGCAAGTcagatgaggaggaagatgaagggTCTCGGGTTAAAGAAGCAGCCTGGGTTTAGTTCCATAGAGATTGATGATTGCACGCATGTCTTCATGGCTGGTGACAGTGCCCATGTTGAGACTGCTTATATCCGCGACGTCCTCGagcttgtttcttctgatttGCGATTACAGGGCTGTGTTGTTGAAACCCTTGCTGGTGATCACCTCAGTGATTGAATTCCAGGGACTTTCACATCCCAATTTTTGTTCAAGTCAGATTG encodes the following:
- the LOC104754726 gene encoding protein FAM136A-like isoform X1; the protein is MDHKAVAEEQIVLERIRRKIEDIKAAGQSQLSPIQEHISFTLQQAYFKCAHECFEKRRTKDVTNNCVELCRVPVVNSQQRFDSEMAKFQERMNRSLMVCQDKFEAAKLVSSIIRIDAVKDLEDCVTDAATTLLGS
- the LOC104754724 gene encoding protein FAM136A-like, with product MDHIAAAEEQIVTERIKRKFEEVNAAAQSQLSPIQDHINFTLQQAYFKCAYECFDRSRKQEEIANCVERCSLPVVNAQQHFEGEMAQFQERMNRSLMVCQDKFEAAKLHQNRVDAVKAMEGCVDRSIQDNLETLPHIVQRMKKSFSIVD
- the LOC104754725 gene encoding pentatricopeptide repeat-containing protein At1g05750, chloroplastic-like, which encodes MSLLPVVGATSPALVPFITRKNHPNQKIQKLNQSTSETIVSWTSRINLLTRNGRLAEAAKEFTDMRVAGVEPNHITFIALLSGCGDIHSGSEALGDLLHGYACKLGLDRTHVMVGTAILGMYSKRGRVKKARLVFDYMVDKNSVTWNTMIDGYMRSGQVDNAVKLFDEMPERDLVSWTAMINGFVKKGFHEEALVWFREMQISGVKPDYVAIIATLNACTNLGALSFGLWVHRYVMSQGFKNNVRVSNSLIDLYCRCGCVEFAREVFDKMEKRTVVSWNSIVVGFAANGNAHESLVYFRKMQDEWFKPDAVTFTGALTACSHVGLVEEGLRYFQTMKRDYRISPRIEHYGCLVDLYSRAGRLEDALKVVQSMPMKPNEVVIGSLLAACRTHGNDTVLAERLVKHLSELNVKSHSNYVILSNMYAADGKWEGASQMRRKMKGLGLKKQPGFSSIEIDDCTHVFMAGDSAHVETAYIRDVLELVSSDLRLQGCVVETLAGDHLSD
- the LOC104754723 gene encoding 15 kDa selenoprotein yields the protein MKMMVVFSAKMMAMMILILASTISAKEQLSTKECEDLGFTGLALCSDCHSLSEYVKDQELVSDCLKCCADDSEDSMSKVTYSGAILEVCMRKLVFYPEIVGFIEEEKEKFPSVKVQYIFNSPPKLIMLDEAGEHKESIRIDNWKREHLLQYMREKVKPTAAS
- the LOC104754722 gene encoding transcription factor bHLH113-like codes for the protein MEFSRDAGMMMENKRNVCSLGESSIKRHKSDLSFNSKERKDKVGERISALQQIVSPYGKTDTASVLLDAMHYIEFLHEQVKVLSAPYLQTIPDATQEELEQYSLRNRGLCLIPMENTVGVAQSNGADIWAPVKTPLSPAFSVTSQSPFR
- the LOC104754726 gene encoding protein FAM136A-like isoform X2, which gives rise to MDHKAVAEEQIVLERIRRKIEDIKAAGQSQLSPIQEHISFTLQFAIRFMPLLNNNQLQQAYFKCAHECFEKRRTKDVTNNCVELCRVPVVNSQQRFDSEMAKFQERMNRSLMVCQDKFEAAKLVSSIIRIDAVKDLEDCVTDAATTLLGS